One window of the Bradyrhizobium sp. NP1 genome contains the following:
- the ald gene encoding alanine dehydrogenase encodes MRVGVPREIKTHEYRVGLTPGAVREYVRAGNAVLVEKGAGAGIGAADDTYRKAGATIADTADEIFAQADMIVKVKEPQASEWTKLREGQILFTYLHLAPDPAQTRGLLASGCTAVAYETVTDPKGGLPLLAPMSEVAGRLSIEAAGSALQRHAGGRGLLIGGVPGVPPAKIAVIGGGVVGTHAARMAVGLGGEVTVLDRSIPRLRELDDLFAGRVRTRFATIEAIEDEVFSADVVIGAVLVPGASAPKLVTREMLKSMKPAAVVVDVAIDQGGCFETSHATTHDAPTYVCEGVVHYCVANMPGAVPLTSSHALNNATLPFGLALAGKGIAAIAEDPHLRAGLNVHRGRLTSRAVAESQGLSYVAPETIAA; translated from the coding sequence ATGCGGGTAGGTGTTCCCAGGGAAATCAAGACCCACGAATATCGCGTCGGCCTCACGCCGGGAGCGGTGCGCGAATATGTCCGCGCTGGCAACGCTGTCCTGGTCGAGAAGGGCGCCGGCGCAGGCATCGGCGCCGCCGATGACACCTACCGCAAGGCCGGTGCCACCATCGCCGACACTGCCGACGAGATTTTCGCCCAGGCCGACATGATCGTGAAGGTCAAGGAGCCGCAGGCCAGCGAATGGACCAAGCTGCGCGAGGGCCAGATCCTCTTCACCTATCTGCATCTGGCGCCGGATCCGGCGCAGACCCGGGGCCTGTTGGCATCCGGTTGCACGGCCGTGGCCTATGAAACGGTGACGGACCCCAAAGGCGGCCTGCCTCTGCTCGCGCCGATGAGCGAGGTTGCGGGCCGGCTTTCGATCGAGGCGGCCGGCAGCGCGTTGCAGCGCCATGCCGGCGGCCGCGGCCTTTTGATCGGCGGCGTGCCGGGCGTGCCGCCGGCGAAGATCGCCGTGATTGGCGGCGGCGTGGTCGGCACCCATGCGGCGCGCATGGCGGTCGGCCTCGGCGGCGAGGTCACGGTGCTCGACCGCTCGATCCCGCGGCTGCGCGAGCTCGACGATCTCTTTGCCGGCCGCGTCCGTACCCGCTTCGCCACGATAGAGGCGATCGAGGACGAGGTGTTCTCCGCCGACGTCGTGATCGGCGCCGTGCTGGTTCCAGGCGCGAGCGCGCCGAAACTCGTCACGCGCGAGATGCTCAAGTCGATGAAGCCGGCCGCCGTCGTCGTCGACGTCGCGATCGACCAGGGCGGCTGTTTCGAGACCTCGCACGCCACCACCCATGACGCGCCGACCTATGTCTGCGAGGGCGTGGTGCATTACTGCGTCGCCAACATGCCGGGCGCGGTTCCGCTCACCTCGAGCCATGCGCTCAACAACGCGACGCTGCCGTTCGGGCTCGCGCTCGCAGGCAAGGGCATCGCCGCGATCGCGGAAGACCCGCATCTGCGCGCCGGCCTCAACGTCCACCGGGGACGGCTGACCTCGAGGGCGGTGGCCGAGAGCCAGGGGCTTTCCTACGTGGCGCCGGAAACCATCGCGGCCTGA
- a CDS encoding Lrp/AsnC family transcriptional regulator, translating into MELDRIDTLILEELSTNARVSQVDLAERVGLSSTAIARRQKTLEDEGYIRGYQAVLDLDRMGLSTTVLVRIALESQSDEALRSFEAGVLKCPSVIRCFLMSGSDDYIAIVLARDIQDFERIHRTELSRLPRVSRIQSSFAMRDVVNRAVPPVMFDQGKRAKRK; encoded by the coding sequence ATGGAGCTCGACCGCATCGACACCCTGATTCTCGAGGAGCTGTCCACCAACGCGCGCGTCAGCCAGGTTGACCTCGCCGAACGGGTCGGCCTGTCGAGCACGGCGATCGCGCGGCGGCAGAAGACGCTGGAGGACGAGGGCTACATCCGCGGCTACCAGGCGGTGCTCGACCTCGACCGCATGGGCCTGAGCACGACGGTGCTGGTGCGGATCGCCCTGGAAAGCCAGAGCGACGAGGCGCTGCGCTCGTTCGAGGCCGGCGTGCTCAAGTGCCCGTCCGTGATCCGCTGCTTCCTGATGTCGGGCAGCGACGACTACATCGCGATCGTGCTGGCGCGCGACATCCAGGACTTCGAGCGCATCCACCGCACCGAGTTGTCGCGGCTGCCGCGGGTGTCGCGCATCCAGTCGAGCTTCGCGATGCGCGACGTCGTCAACCGCGCGGTGCCGCCAGTGATGTTCGACCAGGGCAAGCGGGCGAAGCGCAAGTAA
- a CDS encoding transporter produces the protein MAWTPAYAYEAGSAGWAQKPGITLGGGTAGAPPPGLYMIDQVYTYQTNLTGPGNNVLNPRGTTTGVPSAVGVGAFVWVPGWEILGATYDAAWALPFGMFAAGSPINGEASGMINTFIAPIELSWKLGNSGFFIKSGLGMYVPDGTKNGINGLGNVGTPWWTFMPEFVVSYLKDGWNLTANIFGEINTENTITKYRSGDILHAEFTATKSIGKWTVGPVAYYAGQVTDDRSSAFYQGAINVNRYNLFAVGAELGYNFGPAQLTFWALDEVSANASGGTPQLPPGPVITKGFSAFAQLSYRLWGPDEQTAAPKSPLWHK, from the coding sequence ATGGCATGGACGCCCGCCTACGCGTATGAAGCCGGCTCGGCCGGCTGGGCACAGAAGCCGGGCATCACGCTCGGCGGCGGCACGGCCGGCGCGCCGCCACCCGGCCTCTACATGATCGATCAGGTCTACACCTACCAGACCAACCTGACCGGACCCGGCAACAACGTTCTCAACCCGCGCGGCACCACGACCGGCGTTCCCTCCGCGGTGGGGGTGGGCGCCTTCGTCTGGGTGCCTGGCTGGGAAATTCTCGGCGCGACCTACGATGCGGCATGGGCGCTGCCGTTCGGCATGTTCGCTGCCGGCAGTCCCATCAACGGCGAGGCGTCGGGCATGATCAACACCTTCATCGCACCGATCGAATTGAGCTGGAAGCTCGGCAACTCCGGCTTCTTCATCAAGAGCGGCCTCGGCATGTATGTGCCCGACGGCACCAAGAACGGCATCAACGGGCTCGGCAATGTCGGCACGCCCTGGTGGACCTTCATGCCGGAATTCGTGGTGTCCTACCTGAAGGACGGCTGGAACCTGACCGCGAACATCTTTGGCGAGATCAACACCGAGAACACCATCACGAAGTATCGCAGCGGCGATATCCTGCACGCCGAGTTCACCGCGACGAAGTCGATCGGCAAATGGACCGTCGGCCCGGTGGCGTATTATGCAGGCCAGGTGACCGACGATCGCTCCAGCGCGTTCTATCAGGGCGCCATCAACGTCAACCGCTACAACCTTTTCGCCGTCGGCGCCGAGCTCGGCTACAATTTCGGGCCGGCGCAGCTCACCTTCTGGGCGCTCGACGAGGTCTCGGCCAACGCCTCCGGCGGCACGCCGCAATTGCCGCCCGGACCCGTGATCACCAAGGGCTTCAGCGCCTTCGCGCAGCTCTCCTATCGCCTCTGGGGGCCGGACGAGCAGACGGCTGCGCCGAAATCGCCGCTCTGGCACAAGTGA